The Blastomonas fulva genome contains a region encoding:
- a CDS encoding aspartate-semialdehyde dehydrogenase — protein MGYRVVVVGATGNVGREMLAILAEREFPIDEIAAVASSRSTGTTVEFGDTGKMIKVQNIEHFDFTGWDIALFAAGSAATKIYAPKAASQGCVVIDNSSLYRMEPDVPLIVPEVNPDAIDGYKARNIIANPNCSTAQLVVALKPLHDAATIKRVVVATYQSVSGAGKEGMDELFEQSRNIFVGDSAEAKKFTKQIAFNVIPHIDVFLDDGSTKEEWKMVVETKKILDPKIKLVATCVRVPVFVGHSEAVNIEFENELSAEDAQKILREAPGIMLVDKREDGGYVTPVECVGDGATYISRVRDDSTVENGISLWCVSDNLRKGAALNAVQIAELLGRRHLKKG, from the coding sequence GTGGGTTATCGAGTAGTCGTAGTCGGCGCGACCGGAAATGTCGGTCGCGAAATGCTGGCCATCCTGGCCGAGCGCGAGTTCCCGATTGATGAAATCGCAGCAGTTGCCTCGTCGCGTTCGACGGGCACCACGGTCGAGTTCGGCGATACCGGCAAGATGATCAAGGTGCAGAACATCGAGCACTTTGATTTCACCGGCTGGGACATCGCGCTGTTCGCAGCCGGCTCTGCCGCGACCAAGATATATGCGCCCAAGGCCGCCTCGCAGGGCTGCGTGGTGATCGACAACTCGTCGCTGTATCGCATGGAGCCCGACGTGCCGCTGATCGTTCCGGAAGTGAACCCCGATGCGATCGATGGCTACAAGGCGCGCAACATCATCGCCAACCCCAATTGCTCGACCGCGCAGTTGGTCGTCGCGCTCAAGCCGCTGCACGATGCCGCGACGATCAAGCGCGTCGTCGTCGCGACCTATCAATCGGTGTCTGGCGCGGGCAAGGAAGGCATGGACGAGCTGTTCGAGCAGTCGCGCAACATCTTTGTCGGCGACAGCGCCGAGGCGAAGAAGTTCACCAAGCAGATCGCCTTCAACGTCATTCCGCATATCGACGTTTTCCTCGACGATGGATCGACCAAGGAAGAGTGGAAGATGGTGGTCGAGACCAAGAAGATCCTCGACCCCAAGATCAAGCTGGTCGCGACCTGCGTGCGCGTTCCGGTGTTCGTCGGCCATTCCGAAGCGGTGAACATCGAGTTCGAAAACGAACTGAGCGCCGAAGATGCGCAGAAGATCCTGCGTGAAGCGCCGGGAATCATGCTCGTCGACAAGCGCGAAGACGGCGGATACGTGACCCCGGTCGAATGCGTCGGCGATGGCGCCACGTACATCAGCCGCGTGCGCGACGACAGCACGGTCGAGAACGGCATCTCGTTGTGGTGCGTCTCGGACAACCTGCGCAAGGGCGCTGCGCTCAATGCGGTGCAGATCGCCGAACTTCTGGGCCGCCGCCACCTCAAAAAGGGCTGA
- the rimM gene encoding ribosome maturation factor RimM (Essential for efficient processing of 16S rRNA): MPDRPITLAVIVGAHGVTGEVRLKLFGSGLDGVKAHKSFNSGALTLKSLRPQKDLGIARFAEITDRNAAEAARGTELTVPRSALPPLGEGEYYHADMVGLPVVSETGEPLGTVRAIEDFGAGDLLDILKPDGKTFMVPVASADIGDDRIAIDPVWAE, from the coding sequence ATGCCCGACCGTCCGATAACCCTGGCCGTCATCGTCGGCGCGCATGGCGTGACCGGCGAAGTGCGCCTCAAGCTGTTCGGCTCCGGCCTCGACGGCGTGAAGGCGCACAAGAGCTTCAACAGCGGAGCGTTGACCCTCAAGTCGCTGCGTCCGCAGAAGGACCTCGGCATCGCGCGCTTTGCCGAGATCACCGACCGCAACGCCGCCGAAGCGGCGCGCGGCACCGAACTCACCGTCCCCCGCTCGGCTCTCCCGCCGCTGGGCGAGGGGGAGTATTATCATGCCGATATGGTCGGCCTGCCCGTTGTGTCCGAAACCGGTGAGCCGCTTGGCACGGTCCGAGCCATCGAGGATTTCGGCGCGGGCGACCTGCTCGATATCCTGAAGCCCGACGGCAAGACCTTCATGGTCCCGGTCGCATCCGCCGATATCGGCGACGACCGCATCGCGATTGACCCTGTGTGGGCCGAATAG
- a CDS encoding putative bifunctional diguanylate cyclase/phosphodiesterase, producing the protein MVQNVKSDPTNSDRTGALADRAVRGRDFIAGGIMTAAILMFVGTAGSVLPTVINRYHGMAVSPDNIAVTALLLNIALIIFGWRRYSELYDEIAHHKNAEEQAKTLAVTDPLTGCLNRRAIGEATSSLIAQATRREMTVAYLMLDLDNFKNINDIQGHDAGDKVLVEVARRLKATMPPNSHVSRLGGDEFACTFIFDADFPETVQRVAEDMIEQVSKPIPGPVGHGDAELTVTASIGIARADLCDNSLDVLMRRADIAMYASKKHGRNRYCWFDPRMESEVQFRNKIESGMRIGIGRGEFVPYYEQQIDLASGTLIGFEVLARWNSPELGQIAPDIFIPIAEDTGMIGDLSACVIRQAMEDARNWDQSLTISVNISPVQLRDPWLAQKIVKLLVETGFPASRLEIEITESCLFENMGLAQSIIGSLKNQGVRVALDDFGTGYSSLAHLRALPFDRIKIDRSFVTSMNESKESRAIVQTIALLGESMGLPITAEGIEDGDLIEHLTAIGCAKGQGFHFGQPLSVEQARRLLADRNMLGLPVQPRTQDHSDDTDDLAGLTEPQRRAALGE; encoded by the coding sequence ATGGTGCAAAACGTGAAATCCGATCCCACCAACAGCGATCGCACGGGGGCTCTGGCCGACCGAGCGGTGCGGGGACGCGACTTCATCGCAGGCGGCATCATGACCGCAGCTATCCTGATGTTCGTCGGCACAGCCGGCAGCGTCCTCCCGACCGTGATCAACCGCTATCATGGCATGGCGGTCTCTCCGGACAACATCGCGGTCACCGCGCTTCTGCTCAACATCGCGCTGATCATCTTCGGCTGGCGGCGCTACAGCGAGCTTTATGACGAGATTGCGCATCACAAGAACGCCGAGGAGCAGGCCAAGACTCTGGCGGTCACCGATCCGCTGACGGGGTGCCTCAACCGCCGCGCCATCGGCGAGGCGACATCGAGCCTGATCGCCCAGGCCACGCGGCGCGAGATGACGGTTGCGTACCTCATGCTCGACCTCGACAACTTCAAGAACATCAACGACATCCAGGGCCATGACGCAGGCGACAAGGTGCTGGTCGAGGTCGCGCGGCGACTGAAGGCGACCATGCCCCCCAACAGCCATGTTTCGCGGCTGGGCGGCGATGAATTCGCCTGCACCTTCATCTTCGACGCCGATTTCCCGGAAACCGTGCAGCGCGTGGCAGAGGACATGATCGAGCAGGTCAGCAAGCCGATCCCTGGTCCCGTGGGCCATGGCGATGCCGAACTGACCGTCACCGCGTCGATCGGCATTGCGCGCGCAGACCTGTGCGACAACAGCCTGGACGTGCTGATGCGTCGCGCCGACATCGCGATGTATGCGAGCAAGAAGCACGGCCGCAACCGCTATTGCTGGTTCGACCCGCGGATGGAAAGCGAAGTCCAGTTCCGCAACAAGATCGAATCGGGAATGCGCATCGGCATCGGCCGCGGCGAGTTCGTGCCCTATTACGAACAGCAGATCGACCTGGCTTCCGGAACGCTGATCGGCTTCGAGGTGCTCGCACGCTGGAACTCGCCTGAGCTGGGCCAGATCGCGCCTGACATCTTCATCCCCATCGCCGAGGACACCGGCATGATCGGCGACCTGTCCGCCTGCGTCATCCGCCAGGCGATGGAGGACGCGCGCAACTGGGACCAGAGCCTGACCATCTCGGTCAACATCTCGCCGGTCCAGCTGCGCGACCCGTGGCTGGCCCAGAAGATCGTCAAGCTGCTGGTCGAGACCGGATTTCCCGCCAGCCGGCTGGAGATCGAGATCACCGAAAGCTGCCTGTTCGAGAACATGGGGCTCGCCCAGTCGATCATCGGCAGCCTGAAGAATCAGGGCGTGCGCGTCGCGCTCGACGATTTCGGCACCGGCTACAGCTCGCTCGCGCATCTGCGCGCGCTGCCGTTCGACCGGATCAAGATCGACCGCAGCTTCGTCACCTCGATGAACGAGAGCAAGGAAAGCCGCGCCATCGTCCAGACCATCGCCCTGCTGGGCGAATCGATGGGGCTGCCGATCACCGCCGAAGGAATCGAGGATGGCGACTTGATCGAGCACCTGACCGCAATCGGCTGCGCCAAGGGCCAGGGCTTCCATTTCGGCCAGCCCCTGTCCGTCGAACAGGCGCGCCGCCTGCTTGCCGACCGCAACATGCTGGGCCTTCCGGTGCAGCCGCGCACGCAGGACCATTCGGACGACACAGACGATCTTGCGGGCCTTACCGAACCGCAGCGCCGCGCCGCCCTGGGCGAATAA
- a CDS encoding type II toxin-antitoxin system VapC family toxin, translating to MKYLLDSNVVIALTMNADDRVVGRAGECFEGDIVTSAIAIAEVALGSVRGKPPGFAQLQAFLEEVPVLAFDIAAARAYAALPFKRRSYDRLIAAQALSQNLIMVTDNENDFADIPGLKVENWTQ from the coding sequence ATGAAATACCTGCTCGACAGTAACGTCGTCATTGCCCTGACGATGAACGCAGACGATCGTGTTGTCGGTCGCGCCGGTGAGTGTTTTGAGGGGGACATTGTCACGTCCGCCATCGCTATCGCCGAGGTTGCTCTCGGATCGGTTCGGGGCAAGCCCCCTGGGTTCGCTCAACTGCAAGCCTTTCTCGAGGAAGTACCCGTCTTGGCCTTCGACATCGCAGCAGCCCGCGCCTATGCCGCGTTGCCGTTCAAGCGTCGCAGCTATGACCGCCTGATTGCTGCACAGGCATTGTCCCAGAATCTTATCATGGTCACGGACAATGAGAATGATTTCGCCGACATCCCCGGCCTCAAGGTCGAGAACTGGACCCAATGA
- the dapF gene encoding diaminopimelate epimerase: MAQHRFHKMHGLGNDFVIFDAREHDLSLTAEQVRALADRHLGIGCDQLIVMRAPSATGTADMAMQIFNHDGSEVSACGNATRCVVALAGHDVLIETGAGLLRGTLGDGAVTIDMGLPGLEWDTLPLAYPMDTAHLPVGWEDLTDPAAVSMGNPHVIFFVADGAAVDLERLGPLIEHDPLFPERVNVNVAQIADDGIHLRVWERGAGLTLACGTGACATAVAAIRRKLVTGPVQVHLPGGTLTIDWQPGGPVSMTGPTTHVFTGEIDI; this comes from the coding sequence ATGGCGCAACACCGCTTCCACAAGATGCACGGCCTCGGCAATGACTTCGTCATTTTCGACGCCCGCGAGCATGATCTTTCGCTGACGGCCGAGCAGGTCCGCGCGCTTGCCGACCGGCATCTTGGCATCGGCTGCGACCAGCTGATCGTGATGCGTGCGCCCAGCGCCACTGGCACCGCCGACATGGCGATGCAGATCTTCAATCATGATGGCAGCGAAGTCAGCGCCTGCGGCAATGCCACCCGCTGCGTCGTCGCGCTCGCCGGGCACGATGTGCTGATCGAGACCGGCGCGGGCCTGCTGCGCGGTACGCTGGGCGATGGCGCGGTGACCATCGACATGGGGCTGCCGGGGCTGGAGTGGGACACCCTCCCCCTCGCCTACCCCATGGACACGGCGCATCTGCCCGTGGGCTGGGAGGATCTGACCGACCCTGCCGCGGTCAGCATGGGCAATCCGCACGTAATCTTCTTCGTCGCTGACGGTGCCGCAGTCGACCTCGAACGGCTGGGACCGCTGATCGAACACGACCCGTTGTTCCCCGAACGAGTCAACGTCAACGTGGCGCAGATCGCCGATGATGGCATCCATCTGCGGGTGTGGGAGCGCGGCGCGGGGCTGACGCTCGCGTGCGGCACCGGCGCATGCGCGACCGCGGTTGCCGCGATCCGCCGCAAGCTGGTGACTGGTCCGGTGCAGGTGCACCTACCCGGCGGCACGCTGACCATCGACTGGCAGCCCGGCGGCCCCGTGTCGATGACCGGGCCGACCACGCACGTCTTCACCGGCGAGATCGACATCTGA
- the rplS gene encoding 50S ribosomal protein L19: MNLIQTLEAEAIEAFKASKTIPDFRAGDTIRVGVRVVEGDRTRVQNYEGVCIARSNRGLGSNFTVRKISFGEGVERVFPLYSPNIDSITVVRRGVVRRAKLYYLRGLTGKRARIAERRDNRPAKGSTEA, encoded by the coding sequence ATGAACCTCATCCAGACGCTCGAAGCTGAAGCTATCGAGGCATTCAAGGCTAGCAAGACCATCCCCGACTTCCGGGCTGGCGACACCATCCGCGTCGGCGTGCGCGTGGTCGAAGGCGACCGCACCCGCGTCCAGAATTACGAAGGCGTGTGCATTGCACGTTCGAACCGGGGCCTCGGCTCCAACTTCACCGTGCGCAAGATTTCGTTCGGTGAAGGCGTCGAGCGCGTATTCCCGCTCTACTCGCCCAACATCGATTCGATCACCGTGGTGCGCCGCGGCGTCGTGCGTCGTGCTAAGCTCTATTATCTGCGCGGCCTGACCGGCAAACGCGCACGTATTGCAGAGCGTCGCGACAACCGTCCCGCCAAGGGCAGCACCGAAGCCTGA
- the mtaB gene encoding tRNA (N(6)-L-threonylcarbamoyladenosine(37)-C(2))-methylthiotransferase MtaB, translating into MAEPVVSATGPEIISMGCRLNIAEGEAMRGLLAGRADVVVINSCAVTNEAVRQTRQAIRKARKSRPEAQIVVTGCAAQTDPAMFAGMPEVDRVLGNIDKFDAASFDPRANAKARVSDIMAVRQTAPHMVTSFAEHARAFVEVQNGCDHRCTFCIIPYGRGNSRSVPAGAVVDAVRALVDRGYAEVVLTGVDVTSYGPDLPGSPTLGMLIERIFKLVPALQRLRLSSLDGVEVDDRLFDLITEEPRIMPHVHLSLQSGDDMILKRMKRRHSRAQAIALVERMKAKRPEIAIGADLIAGFPTEDDAMHAQNLAILDACDVVHGHIFPFSPRAGTPAARMPQLDSALVKARAAEMRAAAKNRADRWRQSLLGTRQNLLVERDGRTGHGENFVRIALPAANPSHIGKIVPVTITGQDGDTLTAETRI; encoded by the coding sequence ATGGCCGAACCCGTCGTCTCCGCGACCGGCCCCGAGATCATCTCGATGGGCTGCCGCCTCAACATTGCCGAGGGTGAGGCGATGCGCGGCCTGCTGGCCGGGCGCGCCGACGTGGTGGTGATCAACAGCTGCGCGGTGACCAACGAGGCGGTGCGCCAGACGCGGCAGGCCATCCGCAAGGCGCGCAAGTCCCGGCCCGAAGCGCAGATCGTGGTCACCGGGTGCGCAGCGCAGACGGACCCTGCGATGTTCGCGGGCATGCCCGAGGTCGACCGGGTGCTGGGCAATATCGACAAGTTCGATGCCGCAAGCTTTGATCCGCGCGCCAATGCCAAGGCCCGCGTCTCCGACATCATGGCGGTCCGCCAGACCGCACCGCACATGGTCACCAGCTTTGCCGAACATGCCCGCGCGTTTGTCGAGGTGCAGAACGGCTGTGATCATCGCTGCACCTTCTGCATCATCCCTTATGGCCGCGGCAACAGCCGCTCGGTGCCTGCAGGCGCGGTGGTCGATGCGGTGCGCGCGCTGGTCGATCGCGGCTATGCCGAGGTGGTGCTGACCGGGGTCGACGTCACCAGCTATGGCCCGGACCTGCCCGGATCGCCGACCCTGGGAATGCTGATCGAGCGCATCTTCAAGCTGGTGCCGGCGCTCCAGCGCCTGCGGCTGTCCTCGCTCGACGGGGTCGAGGTGGACGATCGCCTGTTCGACCTGATCACCGAAGAGCCCCGCATCATGCCGCACGTCCACCTGTCGCTGCAGTCGGGTGACGACATGATCCTCAAGCGGATGAAGCGCCGCCACTCCAGAGCGCAGGCGATCGCACTGGTCGAACGGATGAAGGCCAAGCGCCCCGAGATTGCCATCGGTGCGGACCTGATCGCCGGCTTTCCGACCGAGGACGACGCGATGCACGCGCAGAACCTTGCGATCCTTGATGCCTGTGATGTCGTCCACGGCCATATCTTCCCCTTCTCGCCCCGCGCGGGAACGCCTGCTGCCCGGATGCCGCAGCTTGATAGCGCGCTGGTCAAGGCCCGCGCTGCCGAGATGCGCGCCGCGGCGAAGAACCGGGCCGATCGCTGGCGCCAGTCGCTGCTCGGGACCCGGCAGAACCTCCTGGTCGAGCGCGACGGGCGCACCGGCCATGGCGAAAACTTTGTGCGCATCGCTTTGCCTGCGGCCAATCCTTCCCATATCGGAAAGATCGTGCCAGTGACGATCACGGGGCAGGACGGCGATACGCTGACAGCGGAGACAAGAATATGA
- the trmD gene encoding tRNA (guanosine(37)-N1)-methyltransferase TrmD: MTFAAQILTLYPEMFPGPLGHSIAGRALSEGRWSLDAIQIRDFATDKHRSVDDTPAGGGAGMVLRADVLASAVDHALERSPNAPVIAMTPRGAPLTQARVRQLADGPGVTILCGRFEGFDERLFEARPIEEISIGDYVLSGGETGALVLLDACVRLLPDVMGASSSGDEESFENGLLEYPHYTRPQIWEGRAIPEVLRSGDHAKIRAWRDSQAAEITRLRRPDLWERHGGAPDQSPSGARRKR; the protein is encoded by the coding sequence ATGACCTTCGCAGCCCAGATCCTCACGCTCTACCCCGAGATGTTCCCTGGCCCGCTCGGCCACAGCATCGCGGGGCGTGCGCTGTCCGAGGGGCGGTGGTCGCTCGACGCGATCCAGATTCGTGACTTTGCCACCGACAAGCACCGCAGTGTCGATGATACGCCTGCGGGTGGCGGGGCGGGGATGGTGCTGCGCGCCGATGTGCTCGCCAGCGCGGTCGATCATGCACTTGAACGCTCGCCGAACGCGCCAGTGATCGCGATGACACCGCGCGGCGCGCCGCTCACCCAAGCGCGCGTAAGGCAACTCGCGGACGGCCCAGGCGTGACGATCCTGTGCGGGCGATTCGAGGGGTTTGACGAGCGATTGTTCGAGGCGAGGCCGATCGAGGAGATTTCGATCGGCGATTACGTGCTTTCGGGCGGGGAAACCGGGGCTTTAGTGCTGCTTGACGCTTGCGTTCGGCTGTTGCCCGATGTAATGGGCGCCTCTTCCAGCGGAGACGAAGAATCGTTCGAGAACGGTTTGCTCGAATATCCGCACTACACCCGACCTCAAATTTGGGAAGGGCGTGCGATCCCCGAAGTGCTGCGATCGGGGGATCACGCGAAAATCCGGGCATGGCGTGACAGCCAGGCTGCGGAGATAACACGGCTAAGGCGGCCGGATCTTTGGGAGCGCCATGGGGGCGCTCCGGATCAGTCGCCCTCTGGTGCGCGGCGAAAAAGATAG
- the rpsP gene encoding 30S ribosomal protein S16 has product MSISMRLSRGGSKKRPYYKIVVANSRAPRDGKYLEQIGIYNPLLAKDSGERVKINEERAKHWLSVGAQPTDRVARFLDTMGIKERKATVNLKKGEPGEKAKERAEEKATKIAEAEEAARAAEEAKNAPAEEPAAEEAPTEEAAAEEAPAESTEG; this is encoded by the coding sequence ATGTCTATTTCCATGCGTCTGTCGCGCGGCGGTTCCAAGAAGCGCCCCTATTACAAGATCGTCGTTGCCAACAGCCGCGCACCGCGTGACGGCAAGTATCTTGAGCAGATCGGCATCTACAACCCGCTGCTCGCCAAGGATTCGGGCGAGCGCGTCAAGATCAATGAAGAGCGCGCCAAGCACTGGCTGTCGGTCGGCGCGCAGCCCACCGATCGCGTTGCCCGCTTCCTCGACACCATGGGCATCAAGGAACGCAAGGCGACCGTGAACCTGAAGAAGGGTGAACCGGGCGAAAAGGCCAAGGAACGCGCTGAAGAGAAGGCGACCAAGATCGCCGAAGCCGAAGAAGCCGCTCGCGCTGCCGAAGAAGCCAAGAACGCACCGGCTGAAGAGCCCGCCGCTGAAGAAGCGCCCACTGAAGAAGCCGCTGCTGAAGAAGCACCTGCTGAATCGACCGAAGGCTAA
- a CDS encoding AbrB/MazE/SpoVT family DNA-binding domain-containing protein translates to MGKEYRAKSFKSGNSVAIRMPAALGIEPDREWTITEQNGEYVVREIGAPRRKFNIDKVAGSATSLKPIKPEDRVFEERPLRWDLLGGSDGS, encoded by the coding sequence ATGGGTAAGGAATACCGGGCAAAGAGTTTCAAGTCTGGCAATTCCGTCGCCATCCGCATGCCTGCGGCACTGGGGATCGAACCGGATCGGGAGTGGACGATCACCGAACAGAATGGCGAATATGTTGTTCGGGAAATCGGCGCGCCAAGGCGCAAGTTCAATATCGATAAGGTGGCGGGGTCAGCGACCAGCCTCAAACCGATCAAACCCGAGGACAGGGTGTTTGAAGAGCGGCCGCTGCGCTGGGATTTGTTGGGCGGCAGTGACGGTTCATGA
- the ffh gene encoding signal recognition particle protein, translating to MFDNLTDRLGGVFDKLRGRGALKEEDVRSAMREVRIALLEADVALPVVRDFINSVTEKAVGQSVLKSVAPGQQVVKIVNDALTEMLGSEASDLDLAVAPPAVIMMVGLQGSGKTTSTAKIAKLLKEKHGKKVMMASLDVQRPAAQEQLKVLGEQVNVATLPIVAGQMPVDIARRALQSAKLQSFDVVMLDTAGRLHVDQQLMDEMKAVANEATPKEILLVVDSLTGQDAVNVAQNFSEQVPLTGVVLTRMDGDARGGAALSMRAVTGRPIKFVGMGEKMDAIEPFHPGRVAGRILGMGDVVSLVEKAAATVEREDADKLAAKMSKGQFDMNDLRTQLRQMTKMGGLGALAGMMPGMKKAKAAMSASGVDDKVLVHMDAIIGSMTPKEREKPALLNAKRKIRIAKGSGTTVQDVNRVLKMHQEMEGAMKKIRKMGGLKGLAAMFGGGGGGGPLGGGKMPTEDDIAGLLGGGNGGGGKGISGGLPGLPNGLPPGFQNFKKK from the coding sequence ATGTTCGATAATCTGACTGATCGCCTTGGCGGCGTGTTCGACAAGCTGCGTGGCCGCGGCGCGCTGAAGGAAGAGGACGTCCGCTCGGCGATGCGCGAAGTCCGCATCGCGCTGCTCGAAGCCGATGTCGCTTTGCCCGTCGTCCGCGATTTCATCAATTCCGTCACCGAAAAGGCCGTGGGCCAGTCGGTGCTCAAGTCGGTCGCGCCCGGCCAGCAGGTCGTCAAGATCGTCAACGACGCGCTGACCGAAATGCTGGGATCCGAAGCCAGCGACCTCGATCTCGCCGTAGCCCCGCCCGCCGTCATCATGATGGTCGGCCTGCAGGGCTCGGGCAAGACCACCAGCACCGCCAAGATCGCCAAGCTGCTCAAGGAAAAGCACGGCAAGAAGGTCATGATGGCCTCGCTCGACGTGCAGCGCCCTGCCGCGCAGGAGCAGCTCAAGGTGCTGGGCGAGCAGGTCAACGTCGCCACGCTGCCGATCGTTGCGGGCCAGATGCCGGTGGATATCGCGCGGCGTGCGCTTCAGTCCGCCAAGTTGCAGTCGTTCGATGTCGTGATGCTCGATACCGCGGGTCGTCTGCATGTCGACCAGCAGCTGATGGACGAGATGAAGGCGGTCGCCAACGAGGCAACGCCCAAGGAAATCCTGCTCGTCGTCGACTCGCTCACCGGTCAGGACGCGGTCAACGTTGCGCAGAACTTCTCCGAGCAGGTGCCGCTGACCGGCGTGGTCCTGACCCGCATGGACGGCGATGCGCGCGGCGGTGCGGCGCTTTCGATGCGTGCTGTCACTGGCCGTCCGATCAAGTTCGTCGGCATGGGCGAGAAGATGGACGCGATCGAGCCGTTCCATCCGGGCCGGGTCGCTGGCCGCATCCTGGGCATGGGCGACGTCGTCAGCCTGGTCGAAAAGGCCGCTGCGACGGTCGAGCGCGAAGACGCCGACAAGCTCGCCGCCAAGATGTCCAAGGGTCAGTTCGACATGAACGACCTGCGCACCCAGCTTCGCCAGATGACCAAGATGGGCGGCCTCGGTGCGCTTGCAGGCATGATGCCGGGCATGAAGAAGGCCAAGGCGGCGATGAGCGCGAGCGGTGTCGACGACAAGGTGCTGGTGCATATGGACGCGATCATCGGATCGATGACCCCCAAAGAGCGCGAGAAACCCGCCTTGCTCAACGCCAAGCGCAAGATCCGCATCGCCAAGGGATCGGGAACCACCGTGCAGGACGTCAACCGGGTGCTCAAGATGCATCAGGAGATGGAAGGCGCGATGAAGAAGATCCGCAAGATGGGCGGCCTCAAGGGGTTGGCCGCGATGTTCGGCGGCGGCGGTGGCGGCGGTCCTCTGGGCGGCGGCAAGATGCCGACCGAGGACGATATCGCCGGGCTTTTGGGTGGCGGCAACGGTGGCGGCGGCAAGGGCATTTCCGGCGGGCTGCCGGGACTGCCCAACGGGCTTCCCCCGGGCTTTCAGAATTTCAAGAAAAAGTGA